The Ascochyta rabiei chromosome 18, complete sequence DNA segment TCCGCCGCTGTCGTACCATGACCAAAAACCCCTTCGGCGTCAACCTGACCCTGCTCCCCGCCATGGTGCCTCCCGACTACGCCGCCTACGCGCGCGTCATCATCGAGGAGAAAGTCAACATTGTCGAAACCGCAGGCAACTCGCCCGGCCCCGTGATCAAGCAGCTGAAAGCCGCCGGCACGACGATCCTCCACAAATGCACGACGATCCGACACGCGCAGTCCGCCGTCAAACTCGGCGTCGACTTCCTCTCCATCGACGGCTTCGAGTGCGCCGGCCACGTCGGGGAAACCGACATCACAAACTTCATCCTGCTGTCGCGGGCGCGGCAGAGCCTGGGCGTGCCGTTCATCGCCTCGGGCGGCTTCGCCGATGGGCAAGGACTCGCGGCCGCGCTGGCGCTGGGCGCGTGCGGCATCAACATGGGCACGCGCTTCATGTGCACGGTGGAAGCGCCGATCCACCAGAACATCAAGCAGGCGATTGTCGACGCGCAGGAGACGGACACCGCGCTCGTGCTGCGGCGGTGGAAGAACACCAGCCGCCTGTTTGCGAACAAGGTCGCGCTGCAGGCTGTCGACATCGAGAAGACGAGCGCCACGGGCAAGTTCGAAGAGGTGGCCGAGTACGTGAGCGGGAAGCGCGGGCGCCAGGTGTTCCTCAACGGGGATCCTGACTTCGGGGTGTGGACTGCGGGACAGGTGATTGGGCTGATCCACGACATCCCGACCAACGAGGCGCTGCTGAAGCGGATCGAGCGCGATGCCGTGGCCACGATGCGCCAGAACCAATCGCTGTACGTGGACGAGGGCCAGGAACCCGTTGCGCCGCATGCCAGCGTGGGGAAGAAGGAGAACAACCCCGGTGCGGAGATCTGGGGGATTGGGAAGAGCAAGTTGTAGGTAGTAGCTTTGACAACTAGACACCATCTTCCTTAGCCTAGCtcctagcttactatatcATTGTCTGTTAATCTCTTCTACACAACACCCCACCCTTACACAgtctagaagaagaagaagaagaagaagaagaagaagaagaagaagacgaggaagaagaagacgaggaagaagaagacgagcaGGAAGAATAAAACAGTATCATCTACTCAACTTCTTACTAACACAGTTTATCAAAAACTAAAACAAAGATACCATCACAAAACATCTAGTAAGTATATCACAGCACTAGACAAACACGGCACAGCAATCAGCGATAACAGTCAGTAGAGTGCAGAAGCAAAGGAGAAGCAAATACAAAAGGAAACAAAACCCAGCTAGGAGTAGATAAACAACAGGCAGCTATCTACTCTCTCCAACACAAATCTAATACAAAACTAGAGCATTAAACAAGTAGTAAAAAAGAAAATAGCATTCTTTAACTGCCAAGTATTCATTATATAGCTGGTTTGTTAGGGGGTAAGGAAGAGGTTAGATTGTGAGATGTATAGTAAGTATATCACAGCACTAGACAGACACGGCACGGCAATTTAGCGAGGATAGTCAGTAGAGTGTAGAAGCAAAGAAGAAGCGTGTGTAAGAGTGAATTGAACAGGCTGTTAGAATAAGCAAACAACGTATGCTGCCTGCCGGCCCTAATGTGAAGATAGGGTATCGAAGAAAAGATCAGGACCAAACCAACGCCGACGCCAGGTCATCAGTACATGTCGACATTTACATTTACATATCCATCTCCTCGTCGCTTGCAAGCAGCTCGTCCATGATGTCTGCTTCTGTCTTTTCTGTTTTTGTTCTCGCGGGGCGAGGCGTGctctcgtcgtcgtcgtcgtcgtcgtcgtcgtcgtcgtcgctgtcgGAAGCTTCAAGCGGCATGCGTGTGCCCTCGCCTTGCATGCCGGCTAACATGGtgtcatcgtcatcgtccACGTCCATCTCGCTGCCGTCGACGGACGGAGCGACGCTGGATCGAGGCTCCTCTGCAGGTGCTCCGCGGCCGGCTGCGGTTTCTGGTGTTACGGTGTCCTCGCGATCGTCTTGGACGACCGTGGCGTTTGCTGCCTCGCCGATTCGTTTGGCGAGGGTGGTTTCGAGTTTGACCAGGGCGTTGCGTTGAGTCGCATCTGTGCCAATCTTGTCTTCGACGGCTTCGGAGACAAGCGCCTGCAGCGTCTCGAGAAGCTCGTCATCGTTGCTCTCCTCCGTCCTCTTTGGTGCAGAGGGTGAGATGTACAGCTTGGTCAGCAGCGACAGGAGCGGTTTGCGTTCGTCTTTGGAGCAGGTGCTGGTCAACGCGCGCTCGAGAATGTCGATTGCAAGGGCGACGTGAGGCAACTCGGATTCCGCCTTGGAGCTCATCTTTCCGTCGAGACCAAGCTCCGTTTGGCCGACAACTTTACGACCGTCTGTCCAGTCGGCCAAGTGCGCAGTGATGACTGGCCAGCCCACCATCTCAGcgtcctcttcttcctcaatCTCATCACGGATGACGAGAAGCTTAGAAACGATCGGGACGGCAATGCTTGCCATGAGCTGCGCATTCTTGACCTTTGAGTGGCAGAATACCGGGAGGAAGTAGCTCAGCGCCTGCCTCACTGCAGGGTTGGTGATACCATCAGGATCGAAGTAGAGTAGCGTGAATGCCTTGACAATCTCCGCGGTCGCTTCCGGAGGCAGAATGTTGTGGAGAACCAGCTTCTGTGCTGCTTCGCAGGCGATGCTCCCGATCACGCCGTTCTCCGAAGCAAGGCCCTTGAGCAGGACCTTGACAAGGGGTTTCAGTCGTGGGTTGATATCGGGAACTTCGCTCTGTTCTGTAGTGTCGGGACCGGGCACAGGCGGTGCGAGCAGCTGTGGGTGTGTAATGATGACATCCGCGAGGACTTGAAGTGTGACTTCCTTCAGACCGTCATGGCCCTTGACAAAGCAATGGAAGAAAAGGTCGAGGTTATTGGCGGCAAGATCCTGGTCTCGTTAGCATGCTGAGCTGGAATTTCACATGGGTCTTGCCTACCTTGCTAAGGAGGGCAGCGGTGCCAAGGCAGAGGATACCGCGCTCACGGATGATAAGCTCGCGCGATTGCACCGCAGGGATAATGAGCGTGTTGAGCATGTTGGTCAGGTTGGTGTCGGACTCGAGGTCGGCGGTCACATTTTGAAGCGTGCACTGAACAATGTGCAGACACTTTGAGTAGACCAGCGTCTCCCGATTCCGTttctcctcttcctcctcgagACTGAGTTCCTTTCCTGACTTGGGCCTTCTCTCCATGGGAGGAGGGCTGCTGGCCTCGGACTGCGCAGAGTGGAAGCTCTCTGGGTCGTCGCCAGCTTCCGCTGCACTGTACTCTGGATCTAGGAGGGTGTCGCGCACGTCTGCAATAGCCTCCATGACGACAGCGCAGAAGTCTGACTCGCCACGAACGCCGCATACAATGCGTAGTACCTCGATGGCAAGCTTTGTGCAGTCTTCGGGGAGTCCAGGCTTCGCGATGGCGTCTCGCATGATGTTGTACATCTGTCTCCGTCCCATCTCGTCTGAGTAATCCAGGGTGAGGCAGACGTGTAAAAGCTGTTTGGCGATGAAGCAGCCGTCTTCGATCAACTCATCGAGATAGTCTGCCTCGCTGTCGTCTTCTGCCATGGTCGCGGCTTTTGTGATGCTGTCCGTGACCGAGTTAAGGGCTTTTTGCAGGATAAACGCGAATTCCTTGACGGTGGGCAGCTTCATCTCCAACATGTCGCGCACTTGATTGTCGTCGGTGTCCTGGCAGTAGTCGTTCAGACTGCGCACAATGAAAGCAGCCGAGGGGTCCAGGTTCAGCCAAAAGTCGGTATCGAATTCGATGTCCTCGCGGTAGTCGGGTCGTCCGGCCCAGAACTCCTTCATTGCCTCATGCGCCatgccgtcgtcgtcgtcaccTGCGTGGACGACATCAATACGTTCCAGTAACTCGCACAGAGCCTCACGACTTGGCGGCACGAGGGTGCCGGGCAGTCTCTCCTCCTCGGGCCTCGTGTCACGCTTCGAAGCGCAGTCCTCGATCCATCGCTCGCGGAACAGGCGTGCGGCGGCTTTGCGCACAGCATCGTCTCGGTCCTTCAAGCCCCAGCGAATCAGTTTCTCGCGCTGGACGAGCGAAAGGTGCCTGAAGTCGCCCAGCGTTGGTAGGAGTTTGGCGTAGAGGACTCTTCGTGTAGCCGGGTCCACGTCTCGTGCGCGCTCCCACTGGTCTCGCATTGCGGGGGGCAAGATGGGTAGGTTTGCCAGGATGGTGCGTCTGACTTGGGCGTCGGGGTCGTGGATCATGATGTTGACGAGCTTCTGGCGGATGGTGCCGGTgccgtcgttgtcgtcgtcgtcgtcgctgtcgtcgttgtcgtcgttctGGTTCTCTTCGTCGTCGCCCGTCATGCGGCCCAGGCCCAGGACTGCCTGGACGCGGACCGAGGGCTCTTTGTCTCGCAGGCGCTTGAACAGGGCGGCGCGAATCAGGGCGTAGACGTCGTCGTCGATCTGCTCGAGGCTGTTGAGCATGTGGGCGACTGTCTGGGTGGCGCGGAAGCGGATGGTCTTGTCCTTGGATGTGGCGAGGCGCAGGATGATGCGGAGGACTTGGTTGGTCAGGCGGCTGCTGGGGCTGTCGCTCTGGTCCTGGTCCCTCTCGGTGGCGTACCTGAGAAAGGCGCAGAGGAAGCGGATGACGCGGTCGCCGACGGGCTCGCTCTTCTTCACGTTCATGATGCGCAGGACGTTGCGCATGAGCTCGTGGTTGAAGTCGTCGCCGTCGAAGTCCTCGAGCTCTTCCTCGAGGGCCCTGTTGGCCTGCTTGGCGGTGGCGAGGGGCTCGAAGCAGCAGGCTTCCTGGATCTTGCGCAGGTTGACGACCAGCTTGCGCTGCGTGGCCGTCGTCTTCTGGGCGTCGCTGAAGATGTGCACGACGTGGGTGCGCAGCGCGGTGGCGGGCCCTTCGTCCGGTATCGCGACGGCCGACTGGCGCGTCGAGCGCGAGGAGCGCGTCGCGGTTCTCCCTGGCATGGCGGGGCGTGGTGTTGACGAGTCGACGTCGATATCGATATCGATATCGATATGCGCGCTGGCTGCGTGTTTGTTTACTGCGTCGGAGGGGCGCTAGGGCCCAAAGGGACCAACAGCGGCGCACCCCCGAATCGCCGAGTGGCCGATGCACTTTCGTTGGCGTCAGGCCGATTGCGACGTGCGACTTTCCACTTTCGTATCGTGGGACGACTTTGCGCCAGCCATCGCTCCCACCGCAACGCCGCCATGGCCGCTCCCCGCTCGCTCGCAGCCTCCTTGAGCGCGACACGGCTCGCGGCAgcctcgtcgtcgttgtcgtcgttgtcgtcgttgtcgtcgttgtcgtcgttgtcgtcgtcgtcgctgtcgctgtccGCCCTCCGCCCGCACGTCTGCCGCTTCGCCAGCCCGGCGTACCAGACGATCCGCTGCGCAACCACGTCCAAGACGCAGCCGGCCAAGAAGAAAAAGGCGCGCAACACATTCCGCCAGTACGACTTGAAGAAGACGGAGCAGTTCGCCCTCGTCGACGCCATGCAGTACATCCGCGCCTTCGAGGTCGGGCGGAACCCCTCGTCGTCCAAGTACGAGCTGCACGTGCGCCTGCGCACCCTCAAGAACGGGCCCGTCGTCCGCAACCGATTACGCCTGCCCCACTCGGTCAAGACCGACCTGCGCATCTGCGTCATAGCCCCGGCAGACTCCAAGGCCGGCCAGGAAGCGCGCTCGGCGGGTGCATCGCTCGTCGGCGAGGAGGACATCTTCCAGCAGGTCCAGGACGGCGTCATCGACTTCGACCGCTGCATCTGCCACATCGACTCCCTGCAGAAGCTGAACAAGGCCGGCCTGGGACGCGTGCTGGGTCCCAAGGGCCTGATGCCGAGCACCAAGACGGGCACCGTCGTCGCCAACATTGGGCCCACCGTGCGCAACATGGTCGGCGGCAGCGAGTACAGGGAGAGGCTGGGCGTGGTCCGCATGGCCGTTGGGCAGCTGGGCTTCACCCCAACCGAGATGCAGGAGAACATCAAGTCGTTCATGGACGCACTGAAAAAGGACATGGCGCAGCTGCAGGACCGCGTGTCCAAGGAGATTCACGAGGTGGTGAGTGCTGGCTTGAGCTACCAGAACCGAGCACGCTTGCTAACCGCCCTGCCAGGTCCTCAGCTCCACAAACGCACCAGGCTTCACACTGAATGGCGAGTTCAAGAGCGCCAACTCGATATCACCCGCCCTCCTGACCGGGCCCTTGTAGATGCATGTAGCTTTTCTGCTGTACCAATCCATGTACCATATCACGCCACCGCTATGCTGCTATTACCCGTCTCGTCCGTCTTCACTTCTTGCGTCCGTCTTCACTTCTTGCGTCCGTCTTCACCTCTTCAGCGTCTTGAGCACCCTGATAGCCTCGCCCGATTCCTCCATATCCGCATAAATCTTCATAATCTGCAGCACCCTGCCCGACGCGGCGCTCCCAGCTCCCTTGGCTTGCTGCAGCGCCGTGCTCAGATCCAGCAGCAGCGTACTGCGCACCTTGGCCAGCCGCGGTGTCTGCGCCGCAACAAACGGCTGCTCCTCCAGCCCCTTGACCACGTCCCTGACCAGCCTGTACTGCACGACGTTCCTCCGCAGCCGCGCAATGGGCATTCCCAACCGtgcgtcctcgtcctcgtcgtcttcgtcgtcgtcttcgctgcCATCGCTCTCCAACCCCCCCGCCTCCCTCTTGGTGACAACCAGGGCCTCCTCACACTCCCTCAACCGCTCTTCAAACTCCACCAACCGCCTGCCCACCTCCACGCCCCTCCTCAGCTCCCTCCGCCGCTCCATCAGCCTCCCCACCTCGGCCTCCCTCTCGCCAACCAAGCGCTGCAGCGCCCCGACCTCCTTCCCGAACCCCAGCAGCCCCACCCGCACGCCCTCGACCTTGTCCTCGCCGCCGCGCAGACTGTTCCCCAGCGTGAGGAAGTCGGCGTAGTTTGCATTGACGAGGTCGAGCAGCTCGCGGCTGACGAGCTGGCTGCGCGCGCGCAGCTCAGAGCGCAGGTCCTCGAGCGTCTGGTGCCGGTTCGAGAGCGTGGAGAGGTAGGCGCTGGGCGTGAAGGCCGGGTCGAGGAAGTCGGAGCGTTGGAGGGGCCGCGCAAAGGGGAGGGTGTCGaggtcgtcgttgtcgttggaGGGGTCTGTGTCGTTGTCCGAGGAGGAGCCGGTGCGGGAGTCTGGGATCTGGGGGGGGGGTGGAGTGTTAGGTGGATAGAGGGTGGCGCATGGTGGACGACGCACGTGGAATTGGCTCATGGCGACTGCGTTGCAATGGAGCCCCAAGACTTCTTCACGCTCTGTatgctggagctggagctggagctggagctacGCACGCGTTCGGCCGTCGCGTGTCTAGTCTAGTGTACGTACGTCGTAGTCCAAGTAAAGTTGCCGCGGGCCCCCGATAAAGCTTATCGGATCCTTCGCGACGTCGAATTACCAAGCAAGCGCGCCCCTCCGTGGGGCACTAGACAGCCGTCGGCCATTGTCGCCATGCCGGCATGCGTTGGGCGTTCAAAGACTCCCTCCTCTCTGATACCTACATAGTACAGCCCGGATAGCCTTCCCGCGCTTGGACGGTCATCTGGACATCTCGCTATCCTCCGGCAGACAATGGCCCCGCTTCCCCAACCAGCGCTTCCCGAGCCCGCGCATCCCGCCGTCGACTCCATGTTGAGCCGCAAGTTTGGCAAGGAGGTGGCCAACTACTTCTCCGGTGCCCACGAGCCTACCTCTCTCACGGTAGCTGCTGCCTAACACGTCTCTCCAGGCTCCCCGCTGAACCGCGTCTCCTTCCTGCGGCCCGACCACGCGTTCCTCTCGTCTGCGCTGCGCCACCCCTCGGCAACCTTCGTCCTGTTCAACAACACCGAGCCGCTCGTCTCGTCGCCCACGGCGCTCGCCCGCGTCGCCTACGCCGATGTCGAGCCCATTGTCGGCAAGGACGTCTTCAACGCGTGCGAGGCCGACGTCATTGCGCAGTACAACTCCAGCCTGTACATCCCGCAGATCGTCTTCCTCGGGCTCGACGAGAGGAAGGAGGGCTTCGTCTACAAGGAACACTACAAGGGCCAGCCGTGGTTCGCGCTCGACGTCACGCCCAAGGAGGGGGTCACGGAGGAGGCGGAGAAGCTGATCTCGGGCCTGCGGGGCAAAGGGTTGGATTTCAGCAAGGGCCGTATGCACCTGTCGCTGCCCGCCGAGGAAGGTGAGTTTCCCGACTTTCTGTTGTGAAGAGAGAAGACGCCAACCCTTCGCAGCCGCCATCTACGCCGAGGCCCGCCACATGCTCGACTGGAACGCGCGCAACCCCTACTGCGCCTCGTGCGGGTACAAGACGCTCTCCATCAACGCCGGCTTCAAGCGCACCTGCCCACCCAAAGACGTCGCGCACGCCGTCAACACCTCGACGCCCGCCGAGCGCCCGCCCTGCGCAACCCGCACCGGCATCTCGAACCTGTGCTTCCCTCGCACAGACCCAACGGTCATCATGGCCGTCGTCAGCGCCGACGGCCAGCGCATCCTCCTCGGCCGCCAGAAGCGCTGGCCGGCGCACTGGTACAGCACCTTGGCCGGCTTCCTCGAGCCCGCCGAGAGCGTCGAGGAAGCCGTGCGCCGCGAGGTCTGGGAGGAGTCGGGCGTGCACCTCGGCCGCGTCGTGATCCACTCCACCCAACCGTGGCCGTACCCTGCCAACCTGATGATCGGCGCCATCGGCCAGGCGATCCCAGACGGCGAGAGCATCCACCTCGGCCACGACGCCGAGCTCGAGGACGCAAAGTGGTtcgccgccgacgacgtcaGGGAGGCCCTGCGCGCCGGCACCAGCGCCTTGGGCGAAGACCCGGGGCCCGACTACAAAGAGGGCGCCCTGAGATTACCCCCTGCGACCGCCATTGCGCACCAGCTCATCAGCGCCCTCGTCCGTGGCTTCGCGAGCGGGTCCGCCATGATTTAGGAGAGAGTCTGGTTTTATCATGTAGCGTACTGGACAATCTGTTCTTATACAACATATACATCCATCTCCCTCCACGCCAGCACAACGTTCTTTTATCAATGCCGTAGCACTATACTGCGCAGCTTGTTTGTCTTACACTAGTAAGTAGGTATACAAGCAGGATTAAACCTTTTATACTTTTCTTTCTAGTTAAGCAGAGTTTAGCAGTAGAGTAGTAGA contains these protein-coding regions:
- a CDS encoding chromosome condensation complex Condensin, subunit G, producing MPGRTATRSSRSTRQSAVAIPDEGPATALRTHVVHIFSDAQKTTATQRKLVVNLRKIQEACCFEPLATAKQANRALEEELEDFDGDDFNHELMRNVLRIMNVKKSEPVGDRVIRFLCAFLRYATERDQDQSDSPSSRLTNQVLRIILRLATSKDKTIRFRATQTVAHMLNSLEQIDDDVYALIRAALFKRLRDKEPSVRVQAVLGLGRMTGDDEENQNDDNDDSDDDDDNDGTGTIRQKLVNIMIHDPDAQVRRTILANLPILPPAMRDQWERARDVDPATRRVLYAKLLPTLGDFRHLSLVQREKLIRWGLKDRDDAVRKAAARLFRERWIEDCASKRDTRPEEERLPGTLVPPSREALCELLERIDVVHAGDDDDGMAHEAMKEFWAGRPDYREDIEFDTDFWLNLDPSAAFIVRSLNDYCQDTDDNQVRDMLEMKLPTVKEFAFILQKALNSVTDSITKAATMAEDDSEADYLDELIEDGCFIAKQLLHVCLTLDYSDEMGRRQMYNIMRDAIAKPGLPEDCTKLAIEVLRIVCGVRGESDFCAVVMEAIADVRDTLLDPEYSAAEAGDDPESFHSAQSEASSPPPMERRPKSGKELSLEEEEEKRNRETLVYSKCLHIVQCTLQNVTADLESDTNLTNMLNTLIIPAVQSRELIIRERGILCLGTAALLSKDLAANNLDLFFHCFVKGHDGLKEVTLQVLADVIITHPQLLAPPVPGPDTTEQSEVPDINPRLKPLVKVLLKGLASENGVIGSIACEAAQKLVLHNILPPEATAEIVKAFTLLYFDPDGITNPAVRQALSYFLPVFCHSKVKNAQLMASIAVPIVSKLLVIRDEIEEEEDAEMVGWPVITAHLADWTDGRKVVGQTELGLDGKMSSKAESELPHVALAIDILERALTSTCSKDERKPLLSLLTKLYISPSAPKRTEESNDDELLETLQALVSEAVEDKIGTDATQRNALVKLETTLAKRIGEAANATVVQDDREDTVTPETAAGRGAPAEEPRSSVAPSVDGSEMDVDDDDDTMLAGMQGEGTRMPLEASDSDDDDDDDDDDDESTPRPARTKTEKTEADIMDELLASDEEMDM
- a CDS encoding NAD(+) diphosphatase, whose protein sequence is MAPLPQPALPEPAHPAVDSMLSRKFGKEVANYFSGSPLNRVSFLRPDHAFLSSALRHPSATFVLFNNTEPLVSSPTALARVAYADVEPIVGKDVFNACEADVIAQYNSSLYIPQIVFLGLDERKEGFVYKEHYKGQPWFALDVTPKEGVTEEAEKLISGLRGKGLDFSKGRMHLSLPAEEAAIYAEARHMLDWNARNPYCASCGYKTLSINAGFKRTCPPKDVAHAVNTSTPAERPPCATRTGISNLCFPRTDPTVIMAVVSADGQRILLGRQKRWPAHWYSTLAGFLEPAESVEEAVRREVWEESGVHLGRVVIHSTQPWPYPANLMIGAIGQAIPDGESIHLGHDAELEDAKWFAADDVREALRAGTSALGEDPGPDYKEGALRLPPATAIAHQLISALVRGFASGSAMI